The DNA segment ataataaaagcacaATATTTTCAACAATAcataatatgacaatttaaacaactaaaGTACTAATGTCATCAAATATAGGGATCAAAAGAAGATAAGAATTCAAGGGAATTTGGAAGGAGTGAAAGACATGGATCACTGGGCAGGAGGAAAAGTAATGGGCTAAGGCCTTGATGAGCTTGttcattcattcattcattcTCTGTTGATCAATGATTATCTGCTCTCTCAGTTCCTCCACTTGTTTCCTCAATCTTTCATTCTCACCCTTCAACTTAGCATTCTATTCTGACGAGGGTCTACGAGGACCTGGTGCTCAACCTATCTGAGTAGGTTGAACCATCAATCAGATCACCAAGAATCTTTCCAAGCTTTTTCTCATCAAGAACAAATTCAGTCCCATGCACACATAGCATCAGAGTGTCATATAAAACATAgaagtttttacttcttcttcataTATGTTGGGACTTGGAGGAACAAAAAGGTGATTCTATTTTTGGAACTCAACAATGTcaagaagttcctccatttttccaGCAATATCAGAGTCAACACTCTACCTAACAACACTTTTGAGACTTTAGAGTCTTCTACCTCTCCAAACCTGATGACTCAACCTTTTGCTTCTGTAAGGAACCGGGTTCCTTACTCACACTACCCTTTCGTTCCCAGAGCGTCCATGTATCCCTCTTCTTCGTCTCAATCTGTTCATCCTTGTCATCTGCTGCATCTTTCTCAGCCAACCCATTTTTTTTACTTCATTCTCTCTTTCACAATCACATCAACATGTCACACTACTTCATCATCAATCAGCCTACTTTTCATCAATCCTTTTTACTGGATCGGAAGTTCGTTTAATCATagaactcaaaaagaaaaagatcatCATGAGAAGGACTTGAAGGATCAGGTCCCTCATTCAGTCCTCACATTTACCAATTTCTCCATCCTTCAAGACTTCCATACATCCAACAACAACTTCAGCCTCACGCTCTAGAATATTAGATCTACCATATTCTCTTTCAGTTAAACTtccatcaaaatctaccaaagaCTTCTTGGTGTTTTGATTCTGATGGAGTTAGGATTTTGAAAAGTGAGAGAGCTGGGTTCACTTTTGGCATATTTGGAAAGAAGAATTCTTTTGAGAcaaggttgattttggttttgaagaaaagaataGATTTTAGTTGGGTGTAAGATAAAGAAGTGCCTTTTTGGGGCAACGGGTCAGTTCagaaaaggtttaacattttggaCTTCAAAAGTTAGGAGGAGAGGCAGGAGAAAGGCAGAAATAAATTAATGACATAACACTTTAACAACTTAAAAAGGCATATAAGTATTAGAGAGACTACTAACCTGAGTCACAAAAACCAGGTTCCTTGAcaaattttgataattttgagcAAAGACTCCTAGAAGTGCAATGTCTTGTCCTAAAACTGCCATATGTGTATACCTGTAACAGtatagatttgagttagatgTCGCCGAAAAACACTTTTTAGCATTGTATCTTTCATTCTTAACATAGCCAATCATCGAGGGACCATGTCCTTAGTTGAGCTTGATCAACCCTAACTCCAAACGATTTCTTCCAAAATGTTCCCTGCTCAGCGCCTTGGTTAAGATGTCTGCTACCTGATCCTCTGTCTTCCAGAACTTCATACAAATCAGAACCTTTTCAACATTATCCCTCAAGGAGTGATGTCGCACATTAATGTGCTTTGTCCTCTTGTGTTGCACCGGGTTCAAGCTGTAAATACACCAAAGTCTTTAAGATATTGCTTGATTTGTACTTGTTAATCCCAACAAGAAGCAGCAACCACATATTCAGCTTCATCAGTAGGAAGAGCCACACAGTTTGTTTTTTTGTACCCCATGAGATCAAGCATGACCCCATAAAATGTGTCGTTCTAGATGTGCTATTCTATCCACCCGATATTCAACATAATCAGCATTAGCATATCCAACCAATTCAATGTTATCTCTCGAGGGATAGTAGAGAACCAGGTCCTGCATCTCTTTGAGATATCTTAGGATTCTCTTAGCAgctttcagatgagattcctttggattggATTGAAACCCGACACACAAACCCACACTAAAAATAATATCTGGTCTGCTAGAGAAGTGACCCTATGATACCTCTATACATGGTCTGATTTATAGGGGAACTAGGTTCATCCATTCTAGACAAGTAGCTGTGGCGATGAGAGTGTCAATGATTTTGATGTCTCCATGTCAAATCTCTTCAGcaacttcttgatgtacttctgttGTCATATCATTATCCTTGAGAGTTTGCTTCACTTGCAAATATAAGATGAAattcagttcccccatcatacTTATtctaactcacttcccatgagttttgcaaactCTTCACATTGAGAGTCAACTGATGCTCCAAATATGATGCCATCAACATAGATCTGCACAATGAGTaggttccttcctcgtttcttcagaaaaagagtgttgtcaattttccctcttatAAATCTATTTTCTAGAAGGAATTTTGACAACCTTTCACACCAAGCACGGGGAGCCTGGCTCCTATAACAATTCTGACAGCAGGTCGTGGAACCAGGTTCCATACATTATTCCTCTCAAGTTGACGgagctcttcttgcatagctgtaATCCAGTCAGCATCTTTCAATGCTTCTTTGATATTCTTTAGGCTTTATTTgagagagaaaggctgagaaggcaagtgagtttcttgtctttgatctgaTTTGAATTCCTCAGTAGTTGGAGTTCCATGTACAATATCCACAACTCTGTTTTCTACTTCAGATATTGTGattgagggaccaggttcctctaTGTCGGCTGGAGTCTCATCTTCGGTTTTGAGGAACAAGGTCCATGTAAATCTGGAGTAATCATCTATAATGACGAAAATATGTACCTTTTTCCTCCTCTACTTGGCATCTTCATAGATCtacatagatccatatggaggAGATCAAGTGGCCTTGAGATGCTAACTTCCTTTTTGGGCTTGAAAGAGGATCTGACTTGCTTTCCTTTTACATATGCATCACACACCCTGTGATCCTTGAAGCTTGACTAGAGCAGActacgaaccaggtccttcttgaCTAATTTGTTTAGCAGCATGAAACTTGCATGACCCAGCCTTATGTACCATAGCTCAGCATTATCATTAACAACACTCAGACAGTTAAGATCCCCTTGTCACAGATTTGGGAAATACCCAGCAAGCTATACTTCAACCCCTTCACGAATTACGCATTTTCACTAGAGTGGGGAAGAGACTTCCCGATCCTTCCAACTCCCAGAATATATCCCTTCTTGCCATTTTCAAATGATACACTCCATCCTTGTAGGGCCTTGAGTGAGAGGACATCATTCattcttctaattttatgcttAGAGAAActactatccatgtaccattttTTCTTTTGACTGCTACCTCTCACTTCAGCCTACACACTAAATCAAtgattagacttaggaacccaagccAGCTTGGGTCCCTTATAATGATAGAATGGGCGGATCAAAATTCTTTTTGCCCATGCAGGCaacacattttttcttttttcggaaccaggttcctcatcaaTACGCCTCTTTTCatcaaaaactttatttttctgcAAAGACTGAATTTTATCTTTACAAGAGTCCTTGTAATGACCAGTTTGACCACACTGAGTGCACAACCTATTATCAGCCATAGTTACATACTTGCTATGGGGGTTATATGAGGTTTTAGCCTTTTGGAATCTGATTCCTTGCCTGTTTCCACCATTACTTCTGTATATAGCCGTTATTACATCAGAGGACCGGGTCCATTTAAGTGACTTATCAAGATCATTTTTAACCCTTATTAAATTCTCCTGAAGTTGTCTAGTCTTTTCAAGCTCAGCAATATGACTTGTTTTAACTTTCTTAAGATCACTCTCAAGCTCAAGTTTAACCTCACTAGCCACTTCTTTACCCTTAGTGTTGTCCatccattttttatttatttttttaacaaGATATGTTCTCTAGTCACTTTTTTCACTTATTCCTTCAAGTCTACAATGGAAACTACCATATCATCCATCTCTTGTTCTATGTCACCAATTTCATTTTTAAAGCATCTTTATCGTCAATGAGGCTATAATAGGCATCAATCAACACATTTGCTAAGGACATCAATTTTTTCTTAGAGTAAGTTTTTAAATTTCTTTGAACATCGAGAAAATTTACCTTATCTTCCTCCTTGTCCTTGTCATAATCATATTTAGCCATGAGTGCAAAGATTGACTCATATTCATTGTCAACAACCATCATAGATGCATCTCTTTGGTCATCCTCACCTTCAGATTCACTAGAGGAATCTCCCTAGTCAGCCAAAGTTTGCTTCACCATGTTGTCAGCAAcatttcttcttttgaatttcctaTCAGGGACCGGGCTCCTCTTAGTTGCCTTATCAGTATTAGTTTTATAATGATCCTGCTCATGAAGAGGGCAGACTTTAATAAAATGTCAaggctttccacacttatgacaTCAATCATTTCCTTTCAAATTCCTACTGGAACTTCCTTTCTTTGGGATCCTACcatttttacaaaactattttttgaaatctTTGTGGTCTATTGGTTGATTGACTTTCCTCgaagtttggtggagcagccatgtagatcttttctaggtgttaaccttttagaaagaacctgctctgataccaattgttagaaactaagcgtccaccaaactgtatagggaaccagattctctataagttcccactgtaagcaacagactgtaaTATCAACCagtatagggaatcaggttctctaattgttcccaCAGTAGCTCGGTAGTAAATAAAAAACACAGaatatttttacgtggaaaaatcccaattcaaggggacaaaaaccacgacctacacttgtaggctttcaactttactaacttgtaaaTACCTATTGCAATctactttgtaataactctattacaaatgattcaactcaactaacttgtggtactctcaccacaagcaattttgtcactctctagttacaaagactttgagGCCATTTGGTTTGACTTATTTTAAGTAACTGTTAAGTcaaaatagcttttaagccaTAAGTTAGAATTTCTAGCTTTTGACTTTTGGtttgtttttgtcattttagcttaaaaataagtgcttaaaagtacgttttttaaattttatccaaacactacaaaatggcttaaaagctattttggcttaaaagcatttaaaataagccaatccaaacgggctctttaACTAACTTGTGACTCTCACCACAAGCGATTTTGTCActttctagttacaaagactttaatcactctaacttgtaataacactattacaagccactttgaaataactctattacaaaggcttcacaactcgactaactctatccaagacacaaacacaaaggtttatgatttacaaagggtttcctacaatatgcttctaactaagctaagtaggagttacaaatgaagaacaaataacaaagactcaataaacctaggacttaagatatcttcaatcttagATCAGatccttgaggttgcagcagctttgttcttgagggAGGTTGTGgcaagcacttgagagaatatcattttttgatttttcaagtgTTCAAGAGAATAttttgtgccttgcaccaggtttatactacaaaagacatcaccatggtgatgtcaattcttggttagtacatgccttTTCCCAATGGGAAGTGGCTGATGCACTATCTGTTGTACTGTCGCGTGTACGggtgcaggcagtcactttctgcaattgctttccagctgtatagttgacttatacttccgtcaggggaacaccaagggatcaggtccctaatctggttcttgTGAATCTAAAGGCACATTGCCCtgattatcttgagtcgattaacttgaatgattgtaccagaCATGCTTCAGGTTttttatctggttctctcatgaagtaagttgttttaccttccttgattgtatttatgcgtgtgtgacatcacttacaatgatgtaagcaaggtaggtaaaaagccttccacagaaagttgactgttgcactgttcctgtgcagtagcgtgtgcaggcagcaactttcctgttggagagttgacttcatacagtctcctcgggaactggtagggacctgttcgctcagctgttccttccactctgaagagttgagttatatcccacgctggatcccaacctggaactttgtgatctcaaggtcttgtaaatgtgtaacaggttccttatctggttctggatggtaagttagatcatcaaaacataaagtaaagtacttatgcccaaggtacttgtaacctatcaatttccctcATTTTGAcgatgacaaacttagaattgatatttcccctgagaaccagatctccacattgttccccCTACGAATCAGCCATATTCCCCATGAGAACCAAACCTAAGGAGTTGATCACAACTGGTTCCTCAAGactgtttggcaaatcatcaaaactcaaagtaccataacttatcacctacatagatcggaattactcctacaaggcataagacacatatttagtgcaaaacactagcgattaaatcTCAAACTCAATTGAAGTGCAATAAATTAGAGtttaataagcgactaaaatacgtaattatagcttATCATCCTCCACTTACAGTACTGATTTTCCAGAGATGAATTATGTTTACAATAGCTCGATTTTAacataaaaaggaaaatattttcgtaCTATTAGATCGCACACAAAACCAATAGAGCTATGCGCCCAAATATGCTAGTACTAGGAGATGGTAAAATAGATGGACTGAAACATTTATTGACCGAAATAGATTGCATAAAACAACTACTGAGACTAATTGATtaaataatatatgtacttatttGAAAATGAGAcataattatttttatttgttaATCACTAGAATTAGTTGCAAATGAGTCATATAAAAGTAtttcctccggtccaaaataagtgattttttggttgttttcacacatattaagaaattcatcttttaacattaattaacaataaaattgatcatattaatatttactatttcttcacataaatactcctaacacatactgtaacattaattactccaagaataatataaaaaaataattaatttattctTAAAATCTAAAAATTTATTTCAAACTACGGATTACATTTGAAAGATGATTCGAGGCCCGATCGAAAGTGAGAGAGCGAAAAAAACGAGAGAGGAAAAGCCAACCGTGGGGCCCAAACATAAAAGCAGTTAAAGTGGGAACCTTATCTTCAAACACAGAAATACTCAACAAGATGTCGTTTTATATGATAGTTGAACCGTACTAGATAATGATGTTTGCTATGACGACGTGGCTTGAAGAAATAATGGTTGATAGAGATAATACAGCATTCTAGTTTCACAAGATATCTgcacattttcttttctttttcaaataaatccagaaaacaaaaaggaCACTTCTTAGATCTGCCAATCTCAAAGCTCAGCTTTCTCTACCTTTCCACTCCTAATGGCGCTGAACCTAAAGGTATCATGTCCTATTGTTTCCAGTGGTTCTGGGCTGAGATCATGGGCTCCGACGAGGAAAGGGTTGCAAAAGGTGGTGATGAGCTCTGGCGGCAGCGGAGGATCAGGATCGCCGAAGTATAAGGGAACACAGATGAGAGAGAAACAACTGACGGAAATGATAGAGAAGAAAGTGAAGGAAGCTAAGGCGGTGTGCGGGGAAGATGCCAGATCCGACGAGTGCAAGGTGGCGTGGGATGAGGTTGAAGAAGTCAGCCAGGCTAAGGCCCATTTGCGGATCAAGCTTCAGCTCAATCAAGACCCACTTGAATCCTTCTGTCAAGATAATCCTGAGACCGATGAGTGTCGCATCTATGAAGATTAATTAGATTTTTAAGAAATGGGGTTTAATTGTTCTACTTATAAATATAAGCTACTTCTATCTAATGTATTTCTCTCACCTTCATAAATGGATATTCGAGTTTTCATCTCCTTATGACCAGAAGTTGCCACCAACTACTAAAATCCATGGCTTAGTTTATCTCACTAGTCCATCACTTAATTAATGCTGTATAtcgtaaataaataaataaaattattattGTAACCAATAGTTTTTGTAGAGGCTGAGAATGCTACAACCAACGAAATGAATTTTGTGTAGATGATCAATAGTCAATACCATCATAGTCCTTTGCGTATCTAATATAGCATCTTTTATGGGTCGAGATTTGATATACACATGCATCATACAACTTTAAATGGCCTCTGTTTGGAGCTATTGCATTTGAGGAGCCAATTGTTTGAGCTTCATTTCTAATTTTCTATGCACTTCAATTAGCGACAATCCACATGTCATTGTCATGAGAAGCCTCCACTTGTAGAATGTGCGAATTTTGTAATAGTAACATTCACGATATTAGAAACATAATGAGGTACTATGGCTCGTAAAGGTGTTGTGCTTAATGTCATTAATCTAACCATTTCTTGGTGTACCATAGGGCTGTAATATGGGGACCTAAGTGGGCCCGGGCTTCGTGGGTCGGTCCTAAATGATCCCAGGCTTCGTGACTTTTTGTAAGAACTAGCACGGCACCGGGATCACGAACTAATGGTCCTGGGCTAAGTGGGCCGATCCCAGGCCTATGCGGACCTAAGTGGGCCTAAcgtttaatttcaattttttttaaaaacaattgtTATCTAAGTCAATTCGTTATAAAATTATATTATAGAATTGTGACctaaattttttaattcaaatttaaacacaaaatattgtaaagagatattcaaagaaatgcattataattttattatagcATTAACAAAacatggcaatatctttcttagtcttctcCACTCCCccatggaatgagcacaacaaggtgctaataccaccattgagaagaaaaagaaactaatcaagatgtgccaaaatacaagttacatattaatttatatggtatctcttacaaatttcataaatccttcaaggtttgGAGGAATATTcgttggtggtggcggaaaagaagcttgttcatcactgCTTCCAGGCGAAGCTGCATCCGCCGcaagttcagctagcatttcttcgtaagcttcatttacctctggttgtgattcagcaagtccaaaatttctttgTTCCGAATGGATTCAATCTCTGAAAAGTATTGATTTTTCctagctctccctcatagacgctctataatcaccaagttgaagtcttgcttgatTGAAAGTGCTCTCCGATGCCACTATTTAAGCTTGAATGGTTAAAATGTCTcgggccatccttgaaagaatcgaaatgtatttttctttttccttctacCATTCCAAAATATTAAAGGAGCCATCAGGATTCACTTCCTCAATTTCCtgtgacaaataaacttcaagctcatttagttgtgaacaatcactagtactagaaccttgagaacccctgaacccgGCCCAAGCAGTAAGTGCTCTTTCTCCCGCaattcttttagatgattgagaactaGAAGAAGAAAGAGTTGGAACATTTGATCTAGCACGATCTATTGCAATTTGATAAGCACtataaatagtttgagcatttattttaattgaggcttgtgCTTCCAGAAGTGTAGACAACTCCTCATCTTCAAGTGCTAAACCATTATAAACAGTTTCATACCAAaattgaggacctcctaatttcatagtatgatttaacaaggcagcaacaccataaatagggggAATAGGGGAAAAAATATTGTTTAAACTTTTTTGTCATAAAATTAATAGCTTGTTCATAAATTTCCCCAACCTCTGAAAAATAAGCAAACAAATTTGCAAGTTTTgtaatataaactaaacagttagaaatagtaggataatattacCCAAAAATTTATTTGTAGCAATAtaaaatttttctaaaaaatctacaagcattttaacattagcccaatccgcatttgtaaggtgctcatcatcatcacttacatgagcattaaatgttgagtttatggggtttctatattcctatgcaacaactaaactttcatacatgtaattccatctagttggacaaggtttaagaacttttctttctcttaggccaaattcatcgcatcttttaaaatattctttAAGTCTACTACtaggtttgaataaaaaagccagtgaaaagccattttaaccttttcaatttcaacaaTTAAAATTCTCATATCATCACCcacaattaaatggtaaatatgacaaatacatctaacatgaaaaatattactaaatgtagGATTTAGTGTAGTGGTAAGCAAGGATACAACATTAGTGTTACtagtagcattatccattgaaagtgacattattttatcaataatgcaaaatatctacaaatatctgtaaCTGTGCTAGAAATAAACTGCTctgtgtgacgtgaattaattattctataagcaataatacgcttttgcattatccaattctcatcaatccaatgactggtaacagtaagataatcacagttattaccacttctaccaatatcagtagtaatagcaacacgacaatttatatgagtaaataaatagtgcaaatattgttcatattcatgtttatatttataaatatcactctttacggttgtgcgaggtcatcctttataagtaggattaaaacattttctaatataatgcacaaagtgagggttagaaggaaaactatagagTAAGCACATAACCGTAAATACTTTTGCCAATTCTTCCCGATCTTTtcttggatcataatataaaataccaccggtaacagtgttaattctcGGTTGAAATTGACTTGAGGGTGTAGTATTATGTGTCTCCTCAaactccctcccccccccccgacCTCCAACATATTACTAACTCtttgccacaagttttacacttagccctATTTTTTCTCTTAGTTGAATAAAAAATGACCAAACAAGAGATATTTCGCTCCGTTTAGAAGGTTGTTTAGAAAAAGTAGGGGTAGTAACAAGAGAGTCAGacggggcatcatttggattattaTTAGTTGGGTCAACTTCAGCAACAAGACTAGTAGGTGTATCGTcatccggttgcgtttcatcaAAATATATTtcttcctcatcattttcatcaatagTTGGATTACCATAAAGAACATTCATATATTCATGGTTTAATTATTCACCACCTCCAACATTATGCAAATATTGACTCTCAgtaaattgtaataaagtatTACACTATCAAGAATAGGAGCAGGTGGAGGACGTGTATGGGGTTTGGGTAGGGGAGCCCGGGGAATTGGAGGGGAAATAGATTGACCACTAGATTCACCACTCttggatttttccttatttttactaaatattttttaacgaaatattttttacaaaataaaactgcaatattaaaacttaagagttggaacgagtttaccgaattgacgaacaacttattgaaaattaattatcggtgaagacttgaatacttcaattcaccaacttcataaTTTTTTATACAAATTgtaataataaagtaagcaattatagaagaaaattatagAGAGATTGAGATAGATTGTGGGAAatatgaaagaatgagggggtatttatagttaaaaagagaaaaaaatataattataaaaagtttggggttaaaacaaagttggggggaggggggaggttaaatggctattttatAAATAGCCAACGATTATTTTGGCAGAAATAATGGCTAGATTTTAAAGCCCTAAcgggaatttttttttaaatttggagCCGTTGGGCCTGGTTAGGACCGGTTGAATCGGATCACTTCCAAGCCGGTCCCGGTCTCGCGGGCTTGAAGCAAAAGACCATCCCACTTCAAAGCCCACCACCCATCGGTCCCGGTCC comes from the Nicotiana sylvestris chromosome 4, ASM39365v2, whole genome shotgun sequence genome and includes:
- the LOC104217105 gene encoding calvin cycle protein CP12-3, chloroplastic, giving the protein MALNLKVSCPIVSSGSGLRSWAPTRKGLQKVVMSSGGSGGSGSPKYKGTQMREKQLTEMIEKKVKEAKAVCGEDARSDECKVAWDEVEEVSQAKAHLRIKLQLNQDPLESFCQDNPETDECRIYED